From one Humulus lupulus chromosome 8, drHumLupu1.1, whole genome shotgun sequence genomic stretch:
- the LOC133797484 gene encoding uncharacterized protein LOC133797484 isoform X1, translating into MVDNYFVFDDYHWGRVSFDLTFKGLKKAPHRTSDGGNYPVDGCAIALQIFAFEIIGNTHIYANKIGDQIPRIENWSSTEQPEQSNFENISTKVFQAPNVSLFQMIPTDEEMRKSYMVEFRDAEFNEEIQEEAGQSSKAEYNFDISELLKQNEKLLRQNEKLLKQNENILRQNDHLESEINDMKRIICAIHKKFFEDNLEKNKGNTIVSSARRTAEAQTYDQEEPMEDESPIMTSPSPLQQEPAEVQIEVEIEEQATTVEGKEQENIEQQVEIEEQSAAIVEKEHQQEQENIETQFQILKRKEKKQGVYTRKKKVEEKKAGPLKKKRKRKTNY; encoded by the exons ATGGTggataattattttgtttttgatgaTTATCATTGGGGGAGAGTATCATTTGATCTCACCTTTAAAGGGCTCAAAAAGGCACCACATAGGACGAGTGATGGGGGGAATTATCCTGTTGATGGATGTGCAATTGCCTTACAAATTTTTGCATTTGAGATCATAGGAAATACCCATATCTATGCAAACAAAATAGGAGACCAAATCCCTAGAATAGAAAATTGGTCTTCTACTGAGCAACCTGAGCAATCGAATTTTGAGAACATTTCCACCAAGGTGTTTCAGGCTCCCAAT GTTTCTTTATTTCAAATGATACCAACTGATGAAGAGATGAGGAAAAGCTACATGGTTGAATTCAGGGATGCTGAATTCAATGAGGAAATTCAAGAGGAAGCTGGACAATCTTCTAAAGCTGAGTACAATTTCGACATCAGTGAGCTTCTCAAGCAAAATGAGAAGCTTCTCAGACAAAATGAGAAGCTTCTCAAACAAAATGAGAATATTTTGAGACAAAATGATCACTTGGAATCTGAAATAAATGACATGAAGAGGATCATTTGTGCCATCCACAAGAAATTTTTTGAAGACAACTTGGAAAAAAACAAAGGCAATACAATTGTGTCATCAGCAAGGAGAACAGCAGAGGCACAAACATATGATCAAGAAGAACCAATGGAG GATGAATCACCAATAATGACCAGCCCATCACCACTGCAACAAGAACCTGCTGAAGTACAAATTGAAGTTGAAATTGAG GAACAAGCAACAACTGTTGAAggaaaagaacaagaaaatattGAACAACAAGTTGAAATTGAG GAACAATCAGCTGCAATTGTAGAAAAAGAACATCAACAAGAGCAAGAAAATATAGAAACACAATTTCAAATTCTG aaaagaaaagaaaagaagcaaGGAGTGTACACAAGAAAAAAGAAAGTAGAAGAAAAAAAGGCAGGTCCcttgaagaagaagaggaagaggaagactaattattga
- the LOC133797484 gene encoding uncharacterized protein LOC133797484 isoform X2, with product MVDNYFVFDDYHWGRVSFDLTFKGLKKAPHRTSDGGNYPVDGCAIALQIFAFEIIGNTHIYANKIGDQIPRIENWSSTEQPEQSNFENISTKVFQAPNVSLFQMIPTDEEMRKSYMVEFRDAEFNEEIQEEAGQSSKAEYNFDISELLKQNEKLLRQNEKLLKQNENILRQNDHLESEINDMKRIICAIHKKFFEDNLEKNKGNTIVSSARRTAEAQTYDQEEPMEDESPIMTSPSPLQQEPAEVQIEVEIEEQATTVEGKEQENIEQQVEIEKRKEKKQGVYTRKKKVEEKKAGPLKKKRKRKTNY from the exons ATGGTggataattattttgtttttgatgaTTATCATTGGGGGAGAGTATCATTTGATCTCACCTTTAAAGGGCTCAAAAAGGCACCACATAGGACGAGTGATGGGGGGAATTATCCTGTTGATGGATGTGCAATTGCCTTACAAATTTTTGCATTTGAGATCATAGGAAATACCCATATCTATGCAAACAAAATAGGAGACCAAATCCCTAGAATAGAAAATTGGTCTTCTACTGAGCAACCTGAGCAATCGAATTTTGAGAACATTTCCACCAAGGTGTTTCAGGCTCCCAAT GTTTCTTTATTTCAAATGATACCAACTGATGAAGAGATGAGGAAAAGCTACATGGTTGAATTCAGGGATGCTGAATTCAATGAGGAAATTCAAGAGGAAGCTGGACAATCTTCTAAAGCTGAGTACAATTTCGACATCAGTGAGCTTCTCAAGCAAAATGAGAAGCTTCTCAGACAAAATGAGAAGCTTCTCAAACAAAATGAGAATATTTTGAGACAAAATGATCACTTGGAATCTGAAATAAATGACATGAAGAGGATCATTTGTGCCATCCACAAGAAATTTTTTGAAGACAACTTGGAAAAAAACAAAGGCAATACAATTGTGTCATCAGCAAGGAGAACAGCAGAGGCACAAACATATGATCAAGAAGAACCAATGGAG GATGAATCACCAATAATGACCAGCCCATCACCACTGCAACAAGAACCTGCTGAAGTACAAATTGAAGTTGAAATTGAG GAACAAGCAACAACTGTTGAAggaaaagaacaagaaaatattGAACAACAAGTTGAAATTGAG aaaagaaaagaaaagaagcaaGGAGTGTACACAAGAAAAAAGAAAGTAGAAGAAAAAAAGGCAGGTCCcttgaagaagaagaggaagaggaagactaattattga